The following are encoded in a window of Halosolutus halophilus genomic DNA:
- a CDS encoding universal stress protein, translated as MDASEPFTVDTVLAPVDGSDESATAVEYAVAVADRYDASVHALYVLGRGVVRGLDAGTVDEGAVAENTQDFFDEIGAVADDRGVPLSTAVDDGFSQTRKTRHPGNVVLDTADAIDADFIVLPREPVTGTSAEVLEKAAEYVLSYASQPVLSV; from the coding sequence ATGGACGCCAGCGAGCCGTTCACCGTCGACACCGTTCTCGCACCGGTCGACGGGAGCGACGAGTCAGCCACTGCCGTCGAGTACGCCGTCGCCGTCGCCGATCGCTACGACGCCTCCGTGCACGCACTGTACGTGCTCGGCCGCGGCGTCGTCCGGGGATTAGACGCCGGCACGGTCGACGAAGGGGCCGTCGCAGAGAACACCCAGGACTTTTTCGACGAGATCGGTGCCGTCGCGGACGACCGCGGCGTCCCGCTGTCGACCGCCGTCGACGACGGCTTCTCCCAGACGCGCAAGACGCGCCACCCCGGCAACGTCGTCCTCGACACGGCCGACGCGATCGACGCCGACTTCATCGTCCTCCCGCGCGAACCGGTGACGGGGACCTCCGCCGAGGTGCTCGAGAAGGCCGCCGAGTACGTGCTTTCGTACGCCAGCCAGCCGGTCCTCTCCGTGTGA
- a CDS encoding 30S ribosomal protein S6e: MASFTVVVGDPDSGSSYQLEAEEQDANRFIGKSIGEEVDGGSVGLDGYTLEITGGSDEAGRPLTPEVAGANLKEVLMKERQTGYHPSRDGERRRITVRGREISDAVAQINASIVDRGSSDVDELLGDDGDE, encoded by the coding sequence ATGGCAAGTTTCACTGTCGTCGTCGGCGACCCCGATTCCGGGTCGTCCTACCAACTCGAGGCGGAGGAACAGGACGCGAACCGGTTCATCGGCAAGTCGATCGGCGAGGAAGTCGACGGCGGATCGGTCGGACTCGACGGCTACACGCTCGAAATCACCGGCGGTTCCGACGAGGCCGGCCGACCGCTCACCCCCGAGGTCGCCGGGGCGAACCTGAAGGAGGTCTTGATGAAAGAGCGCCAGACGGGCTATCACCCGTCGCGTGACGGCGAGCGCCGCCGGATCACGGTTCGTGGCCGCGAGATCTCCGACGCCGTTGCGCAGATCAACGCCTCGATCGTCGACCGCGGGAGCAGCGACGTCGACGAGTTGCTGGGCGACGACGGCGACGAGTAA
- a CDS encoding DHH family phosphoesterase yields the protein MDEELIDSGDLPIARKSVLPGTGFFLPDALEDDLEDEQTAAALEGAEVAVIADPDADGLACVALLREAYDDVTRVPEPDDASESTDDDAGAGSTSATDAADAIDDVEEPAVLAGDADDPLDAPEPTPHEVALVPASPHDVEDALARVAEYGDDGIDLYVCDLAPDRYEYVEEELAAAVDTASRVAWYDHHQWDDAVAEAVREAGVDLVVGDSDEECSADVVSRSLEYEFGPMYEELAAVTRDHDLWLREDPRSDDLADYAYWTDPAEYVEVVREYGVDLPAWVQEFVSERRIEKRALIDRAVGRAEFREIGGYTVGATYGRCSQNEVAEAMREEGADASVIVKPAGSASIRGTDAFDRCHEVAGKVNGGGHPKAAGCKPDIYDDMLDYANHWTTRGSVAKQVILDAFRDVVSDEREAGASDDE from the coding sequence ATGGACGAGGAACTCATCGACAGCGGCGACTTGCCGATCGCCCGCAAGTCCGTGCTGCCGGGTACCGGTTTCTTCCTGCCGGACGCTCTCGAAGACGATCTCGAGGACGAGCAGACCGCGGCCGCGCTCGAAGGGGCCGAGGTCGCCGTCATCGCCGATCCCGACGCGGACGGGCTGGCGTGCGTCGCGCTCCTCCGGGAGGCCTACGACGACGTCACGCGCGTTCCGGAACCGGACGACGCTTCGGAGTCGACGGACGACGATGCCGGTGCGGGGTCGACGAGCGCGACCGACGCAGCCGACGCGATCGACGACGTCGAGGAACCCGCGGTCCTCGCCGGCGACGCCGACGATCCGCTCGACGCGCCCGAACCGACGCCCCACGAGGTCGCGCTCGTTCCGGCGAGTCCCCACGACGTCGAGGACGCGCTGGCTCGCGTCGCCGAGTACGGCGACGACGGGATCGACCTCTACGTCTGCGACCTCGCCCCGGACAGGTACGAGTACGTCGAGGAGGAACTCGCGGCGGCCGTCGACACCGCCTCCCGGGTCGCGTGGTACGACCACCACCAGTGGGACGACGCGGTCGCCGAGGCGGTCCGCGAAGCCGGGGTCGACCTCGTCGTCGGCGACTCCGACGAGGAGTGTAGCGCCGACGTGGTCTCCCGGTCGCTCGAGTACGAGTTCGGCCCGATGTACGAGGAACTGGCCGCCGTGACGCGGGATCACGACCTCTGGTTGCGCGAGGACCCCCGCAGCGACGACCTCGCGGACTACGCCTACTGGACCGATCCCGCCGAGTACGTCGAGGTCGTCCGCGAGTACGGCGTCGATCTGCCGGCGTGGGTCCAGGAGTTCGTCTCCGAGCGCCGAATCGAGAAGCGAGCGCTCATCGATCGAGCCGTCGGTCGCGCCGAGTTCCGCGAGATCGGCGGCTACACGGTCGGCGCCACCTACGGTCGCTGTTCGCAGAACGAGGTCGCCGAGGCGATGCGCGAGGAGGGCGCTGACGCCTCCGTGATCGTCAAACCCGCCGGCTCCGCGTCTATCCGGGGGACCGACGCGTTCGATCGGTGCCACGAGGTCGCTGGGAAGGTAAACGGCGGCGGCCACCCCAAGGCCGCCGGCTGCAAGCCCGACATCTACGACGACATGCTCGACTACGCGAACCACTGGACGACCCGCGGTTCGGTCGCGAAGCAGGTCATCCTCGACGCGTTCCGGGACGTCGTCTCGGACGAGCGCGAGGCTGGGGCGAGCGACGACGAGTAA
- a CDS encoding NAD(P)/FAD-dependent oxidoreductase, translating to MTVYERQEYDEKRVDCGEAINDATLVPLEKTPENGFVNDVDGFQLRVYDGTARPIEARPLSTSNLRCAPGYICERDVVERRWADHLASRGVEFRTGRSVSPDEYADIVETYDYIVDASGQPSLTLKSKGKTRDYTGDMVALNATVEGDFSAYVNRPRIFFEGYVGYAWSFPKSERHANVGIGWAGDRRPDDYFAALEAAAERNGFPIPERDRVNIYTIPKGPSLDPANAYYPEENVFLVGDAAGIANRYQGEGICQGIRSAYLLTDLLGAGNESSYPRALYDLMQSEYRLAHLMRGVWVEHENPELLAAVAETLDGLTIDDITRRPATVIRRVARRPTTAAKLLSDVGMVRRLYDSYTDSWEYTTGKRS from the coding sequence GTGACCGTCTACGAGCGACAGGAGTACGACGAGAAGCGAGTCGATTGCGGCGAGGCGATAAACGATGCGACGCTGGTACCGCTCGAGAAGACGCCCGAGAACGGATTCGTCAACGACGTCGACGGGTTCCAGCTCCGCGTTTACGACGGCACTGCTCGCCCGATCGAGGCGCGTCCGCTGTCGACGTCGAACTTGCGATGTGCACCCGGATACATCTGCGAGCGAGACGTCGTCGAACGACGGTGGGCGGACCACCTCGCGTCCAGGGGCGTCGAATTCCGCACCGGACGATCGGTCTCACCGGACGAGTACGCGGACATCGTGGAGACGTACGACTACATCGTCGACGCGTCGGGCCAGCCCTCCCTGACGCTCAAATCGAAGGGGAAAACGCGAGACTACACGGGCGATATGGTCGCTCTCAACGCGACCGTCGAGGGCGACTTCTCGGCGTACGTGAACCGGCCGCGCATCTTTTTCGAGGGATACGTCGGCTACGCCTGGTCGTTTCCGAAGTCCGAACGCCACGCGAACGTCGGAATCGGGTGGGCGGGTGACCGGCGCCCGGACGATTATTTCGCCGCGCTCGAGGCTGCTGCCGAGCGGAACGGGTTCCCGATACCGGAACGGGACCGAGTCAACATCTACACGATTCCGAAAGGTCCGAGCCTCGACCCTGCCAACGCGTACTATCCCGAGGAGAACGTGTTTCTCGTCGGTGATGCAGCCGGAATCGCCAATCGGTATCAAGGGGAGGGAATCTGTCAGGGGATCAGATCGGCGTATCTCCTCACCGACCTACTCGGGGCCGGGAACGAGTCGTCGTATCCACGAGCGTTGTACGATCTGATGCAGTCGGAGTACCGGCTCGCTCACCTGATGCGCGGCGTCTGGGTCGAACACGAAAATCCCGAGTTGTTAGCAGCCGTCGCGGAGACCCTCGACGGTCTGACGATCGACGACATCACACGACGACCTGCAACCGTGATCCGCCGGGTCGCGAGACGGCCGACGACCGCGGCCAAACTGCTCTCCGACGTCGGCATGGTCCGGCGGCTCTACGATTCCTATACTGACTCGTGGGAATACACCACTGGGAAGCGGTCGTGA
- a CDS encoding GNAT family N-acetyltransferase, whose product MSGSRPYPDEPVGPFQSPPTTFEDGDGRTIEVRALDVDEGLDDVVEMYVQFDPADRAQGIPPTGEQRIRNWLETIGGDSVNVAARHDGDVVGHAMLVPDADDPSLIEESDDLEWELAIFVLQDYQRAGIGTVLLENLLGRGSDLGIDRVWLTVERWNNPAIALYRRVGFEATGTESFEQEMAILLE is encoded by the coding sequence ATGTCGGGTTCGCGTCCGTATCCCGACGAGCCGGTAGGCCCGTTCCAGTCGCCGCCGACGACGTTCGAGGACGGTGACGGCCGAACGATCGAGGTCCGCGCGCTCGACGTCGACGAGGGGCTCGACGACGTCGTCGAGATGTACGTCCAGTTCGATCCGGCCGACCGCGCGCAGGGGATTCCGCCGACCGGCGAACAGCGCATCCGCAACTGGCTCGAGACGATCGGTGGGGACAGCGTCAACGTCGCCGCCCGCCACGACGGCGACGTGGTCGGCCACGCGATGCTCGTTCCCGATGCCGACGACCCGTCCCTGATCGAGGAGAGCGACGACCTCGAGTGGGAACTCGCGATCTTCGTCCTGCAGGACTACCAGCGGGCCGGGATCGGGACCGTCCTCCTCGAGAACCTGCTGGGCCGCGGGAGCGACCTCGGCATCGATCGCGTCTGGCTCACCGTCGAACGCTGGAACAACCCGGCGATCGCCCTCTACCGGCGCGTCGGCTTCGAGGCGACCGGTACCGAGAGCTTCGAACAGGAGATGGCGATTTTACTCGAATAA
- a CDS encoding potassium channel family protein, protein MNGGYFLLGVVLLGSVTVDLLWTTLWISEGAGPLTSLLMARTWQVLRTVGPRNDRLLSLSGPLILTLGLSVWIVLLWGGWTLVFASGEHALIDTLHRGPITWADRVYFAGYAIFTLGIGDFAPRGDLWQLLTILASASGLLFITLSITYMLSLLDAVTQKRSFAGTVSGLGTTSEEIVRTSWDGDGFRGLDLPLNAITTQLNTLTTNHKAYPILHYFYSQQPNEASVLGIVILDEVLTLLQCGVPEEAQPDAILVRSARTSVQNYLRTLQHTFVEPADRTPPAPDIGRLREGNVPTVSDDEFASSLDELSDRRRILLGLVDSDERGWPSRDESDAATA, encoded by the coding sequence ATGAACGGTGGGTACTTCCTTCTCGGCGTCGTTCTGCTCGGAAGTGTTACCGTCGACCTCCTCTGGACGACGCTCTGGATCTCGGAAGGTGCCGGCCCACTAACGTCCCTGCTGATGGCGCGGACGTGGCAGGTGCTACGGACGGTCGGGCCTCGAAACGATCGCCTTCTCAGTCTCTCGGGACCGTTGATTCTCACGCTCGGCCTCTCGGTGTGGATCGTCCTCCTGTGGGGCGGCTGGACGCTTGTCTTTGCCAGTGGCGAGCACGCCCTCATCGATACGCTGCACCGGGGGCCGATCACCTGGGCTGATCGGGTCTATTTCGCCGGGTACGCGATATTCACGCTGGGAATCGGTGATTTCGCTCCGAGAGGGGATCTGTGGCAGCTACTGACCATCCTGGCGTCCGCGAGCGGGCTCCTCTTTATCACGTTGAGCATCACGTACATGCTGTCGCTCCTCGATGCCGTCACGCAGAAGCGTTCGTTCGCCGGTACCGTGAGCGGACTCGGCACGACGAGCGAGGAGATCGTTCGAACGAGCTGGGACGGGGACGGTTTTCGCGGACTCGATCTGCCGCTAAACGCGATCACGACGCAGCTCAATACCCTTACAACGAACCACAAGGCGTACCCGATCCTTCACTATTTCTACAGCCAGCAACCGAACGAGGCATCGGTACTCGGTATCGTGATTCTGGACGAAGTATTGACGCTCCTCCAGTGTGGCGTCCCGGAAGAAGCGCAACCCGACGCGATTCTCGTCCGGAGTGCTCGGACGAGCGTTCAGAACTACCTCAGGACGCTTCAGCACACGTTCGTCGAACCCGCAGACCGGACGCCGCCGGCGCCCGACATCGGGCGTCTCCGCGAGGGAAACGTTCCGACGGTCTCGGACGACGAGTTCGCCTCGTCCCTCGACGAACTGAGCGATCGTCGACGAATTTTGCTCGGTCTCGTCGACTCCGACGAGCGCGGCTGGCCCTCCCGGGACGAGTCCGATGCCGCCACTGCGTGA
- a CDS encoding universal stress protein: MNVLLGLAGSDESVTALRRTIERTTEADDDLTVALVEKPEADRSQDEMYRQADDLLSEAGIEASIERLEGEPGSSLVDYAEQGEFDQLVIGGGTLSPMGKIQLGPITEFVLLNSPITVKLVR, encoded by the coding sequence ATGAACGTGTTGCTGGGACTCGCGGGAAGCGACGAATCGGTCACGGCGCTCCGACGGACGATCGAGCGCACGACGGAGGCCGACGACGACCTGACCGTCGCTCTCGTCGAGAAACCCGAAGCGGACCGCTCGCAGGACGAGATGTACCGGCAGGCGGACGACCTCCTCTCGGAGGCCGGGATCGAGGCCTCGATCGAACGCCTCGAGGGTGAGCCGGGCAGTTCCCTCGTTGATTACGCGGAACAGGGCGAGTTCGATCAGCTCGTCATCGGCGGCGGGACGCTTTCCCCGATGGGGAAGATTCAGCTCGGCCCGATCACCGAGTTCGTCCTACTGAACTCTCCGATCACGGTCAAACTGGTTCGATAA
- a CDS encoding universal stress protein, with translation MFDTVVVATDGSESVKRAVDVAFDLADRFDAEVHALSVVDASEVDASPQQLREELRTALETTADAALATVEERADREVTTAVRDGRPAAEICEYAREVDADLIVTGTRGRHGENRLLLGSVAERIVRTSPVPVLTVRQLDPAGEGAADESTADA, from the coding sequence ATGTTCGATACGGTCGTCGTCGCAACGGACGGCTCCGAGAGCGTGAAACGGGCCGTCGACGTCGCGTTCGATCTCGCGGATCGCTTCGACGCCGAGGTCCACGCCCTCTCGGTGGTCGACGCGAGCGAGGTCGACGCCTCGCCACAGCAACTTCGCGAGGAACTGCGGACTGCGCTCGAGACCACCGCCGACGCCGCGCTCGCGACGGTCGAGGAGCGGGCCGATCGGGAGGTGACGACCGCCGTCCGGGACGGACGACCCGCGGCCGAGATCTGCGAGTACGCCCGAGAGGTAGACGCCGACCTGATCGTGACGGGCACGCGCGGCCGTCACGGGGAGAACCGGCTCCTGCTCGGGAGCGTCGCCGAACGGATCGTCCGGACCTCGCCGGTGCCCGTCCTGACGGTCCGGCAACTCGACCCCGCGGGCGAGGGCGCTGCCGACGAGTCGACCGCCGACGCCTGA
- a CDS encoding MATE family efflux transporter: MSDSGDRSVDVTDGDLFKPLVVLSAPIVAGQLLHVGYNLADTYWVGRLGGDAVAALSYSWAIVFLMVSVGGGLTVAGTVLVSQHKGAGNVAKSSHVAGQTLSFVTLVAIAFAIVGYALSPWLMRMIGAEPGSDAFVYAVSYTRIIFVGVCFMFWFFIFDALSRGWGDTRTPLYLMIVSVALNVIIDPVLILGFSENPLFAWFGATGLEATLYELSGFDGYGVAGAAVATIFSRGVAASIGLFLLFSGRVGLDPSLSDLRLQAETVRKIIDIGAPTATEQGVRSFGLTVLTALIALAGTDAVAAYGIVNRLSSLMFLPALGLARGTETVVGQNLGAEQVDRAKRAVKLSSVMIVAIFAVVVAAAYPFGEEITAVFIEGEESAQVIEYGAAYVLIAGPSYVFLGVFQVLLGGLRGSGSTRAAMVLSIQELWLFRIPIAAIAIVVFDMGVTGVWYAVAISYVASAITTAAWFLRGTWTDNVVTDDVPAATPEPGD; this comes from the coding sequence ATGAGCGACTCTGGCGATCGATCCGTCGACGTTACCGACGGCGACCTGTTCAAACCGCTGGTCGTGCTCTCGGCACCGATCGTCGCCGGCCAACTGTTGCACGTCGGCTACAACCTCGCGGACACCTACTGGGTCGGGCGGCTCGGCGGCGACGCCGTCGCCGCGCTTTCCTACTCGTGGGCGATCGTCTTCCTGATGGTCAGCGTCGGCGGTGGACTGACGGTCGCGGGAACCGTCCTCGTCTCCCAGCACAAGGGCGCGGGGAACGTCGCGAAGTCGTCGCACGTCGCCGGACAGACGCTCTCGTTCGTCACGCTCGTCGCGATCGCCTTCGCGATCGTGGGCTACGCCCTGTCACCGTGGCTGATGCGCATGATCGGCGCCGAACCGGGCAGTGACGCGTTCGTCTACGCCGTCTCCTACACCCGGATCATCTTCGTCGGCGTCTGCTTCATGTTCTGGTTCTTCATCTTCGACGCGCTCTCTCGCGGGTGGGGGGACACGCGCACGCCGCTGTACCTGATGATCGTCAGCGTCGCCCTCAACGTGATCATCGATCCGGTCCTGATCCTCGGGTTCAGTGAGAACCCCCTCTTCGCGTGGTTCGGTGCGACGGGGCTGGAGGCCACGCTGTACGAACTGAGCGGGTTCGACGGCTACGGCGTCGCGGGGGCCGCCGTCGCCACGATCTTCTCTCGCGGGGTGGCCGCCAGTATCGGCCTCTTCCTGCTCTTTTCCGGACGGGTCGGGCTCGATCCGTCGCTGTCGGACCTGCGGCTGCAGGCCGAGACGGTCCGGAAGATCATCGACATCGGCGCGCCGACGGCGACCGAACAGGGCGTCCGATCGTTCGGGCTCACCGTCCTCACGGCGCTGATCGCGCTGGCCGGGACGGACGCGGTCGCGGCGTACGGGATCGTCAACCGCCTCTCCTCGCTGATGTTCCTCCCGGCGCTCGGGCTCGCACGCGGGACCGAAACCGTCGTCGGCCAGAACCTCGGCGCGGAGCAGGTCGACCGAGCCAAACGCGCTGTCAAACTCAGTTCGGTAATGATCGTCGCCATCTTCGCCGTCGTCGTCGCGGCGGCGTATCCGTTCGGCGAGGAGATCACGGCGGTCTTCATCGAGGGCGAGGAGTCGGCGCAAGTAATCGAATACGGGGCCGCGTACGTCCTGATCGCCGGCCCCTCGTACGTCTTCCTCGGGGTCTTCCAGGTCCTGCTCGGCGGACTCCGCGGGAGCGGTTCGACGCGCGCCGCGATGGTGCTGTCGATCCAGGAACTGTGGCTGTTTCGCATTCCGATCGCGGCGATCGCGATCGTCGTCTTCGATATGGGCGTGACCGGGGTCTGGTACGCCGTCGCGATCTCGTACGTCGCGTCGGCGATCACGACGGCCGCGTGGTTCCTGCGAGGGACCTGGACCGACAACGTCGTCACCGACGACGTACCCGCTGCGACGCCCGAACCCGGTGACTGA
- a CDS encoding TetR/AcrR family transcriptional regulator: MTDPDVRETIMVGTYEALCDRGYTDLTAQDIADRTDKSKSLLFYHYDSKEDLVADFIRYLVERFDERVAAVSDRPPVERLATFVDWFLYGAGDDDRRSFHTALLELRAQAPYNERYREQLRRSDERLRETLEDILRDGIASGDFHEHDPEETAALLIAAFDGARIRQLTLGCDTYLDAVRSGTVGAVFADILADDVTFPADRRPTTTPTGAADDGFEITLGLTDEGPDDADHDVNKNDDADHDGNKKDDGRVADDADENGRATDADETEGE; encoded by the coding sequence GTGACTGATCCGGACGTTCGCGAGACCATCATGGTCGGGACCTACGAGGCATTGTGTGACCGCGGGTACACCGACCTCACCGCCCAGGACATCGCCGATAGGACTGACAAGAGCAAGTCGCTGCTGTTCTATCACTACGACTCCAAAGAGGACCTCGTCGCCGACTTCATCCGGTACCTCGTCGAGCGATTCGACGAGCGCGTCGCGGCTGTCAGCGATCGCCCGCCGGTCGAACGGCTGGCGACGTTCGTCGACTGGTTCCTCTACGGGGCCGGCGACGACGACCGTCGCTCCTTTCACACTGCCCTGCTCGAACTGCGGGCCCAGGCACCGTACAACGAGCGGTACCGCGAACAACTGCGACGGAGCGACGAACGACTTCGCGAGACGCTGGAGGACATCCTGCGGGACGGTATCGCGTCCGGCGACTTCCACGAGCACGATCCCGAGGAGACGGCCGCATTGCTGATCGCTGCCTTCGACGGCGCTCGCATCCGGCAGTTGACGCTCGGCTGTGACACCTACCTCGATGCCGTCCGATCGGGCACCGTCGGCGCCGTCTTCGCGGACATCCTCGCCGACGACGTCACGTTCCCGGCCGATCGGCGGCCGACGACGACGCCGACCGGTGCGGCGGACGACGGGTTCGAGATCACCCTCGGCCTGACGGACGAGGGGCCCGACGATGCGGATCACGACGTGAATAAGAACGACGATGCGGATCACGACGGGAACAAGAAAGATGACGGGCGCGTAGCCGACGACGCCGACGAGAACGGGCGTGCAACCGACGCCGACGAGACCGAGGGCGAATGA
- a CDS encoding DUF5807 family protein, with translation MTDSRAEFLAGQRLEDVALFLADSFVDDDRLEQFGERVDGGVLIVVDGERGRSAFQAATGTGAMEFAKSAMQRESPIADDLTDGTCPDEEGDGNHDPQFIFAFAEAQNEDVGGIYAEGDVIHAYGRCECGAAYSDRWNASDSDA, from the coding sequence ATGACAGATTCACGTGCGGAGTTCCTCGCCGGCCAGCGCCTGGAGGACGTGGCGTTGTTTCTCGCCGACTCGTTCGTCGACGACGATCGACTCGAGCAGTTCGGCGAGCGAGTCGACGGCGGCGTGCTGATCGTCGTCGACGGCGAACGTGGCCGGAGTGCCTTCCAGGCCGCGACGGGGACCGGCGCGATGGAGTTCGCGAAGTCCGCGATGCAACGGGAGAGTCCGATCGCCGACGATCTCACGGACGGCACCTGCCCCGACGAGGAGGGCGACGGGAACCACGACCCGCAGTTCATCTTCGCCTTCGCCGAAGCGCAAAACGAAGACGTCGGCGGCATCTACGCCGAAGGCGACGTCATCCACGCCTACGGACGGTGTGAATGCGGGGCGGCGTACTCCGATCGGTGGAACGCGAGCGATTCCGACGCCTGA
- a CDS encoding DUF7112 family protein — protein sequence MADRVSSDHPSVRTVRATCAETPTGRRLDIPTDDRDAFPTDEVVRVVLDGDELFARVERALTGDDLSIPGVYETPDLARDPSGGTDRLSAWIDDYDVPAGGSVLVDVVEPDFLYGLRAPGESAYYDAREPPSDSLSSIAENLED from the coding sequence ATGGCAGACCGCGTTTCGAGCGACCACCCGTCAGTGCGGACGGTTCGAGCGACGTGTGCGGAGACGCCAACCGGCCGCCGCCTGGATATCCCGACAGACGACCGCGACGCGTTCCCGACCGACGAGGTCGTCCGCGTCGTCCTCGACGGTGACGAACTGTTCGCACGCGTCGAGCGAGCGCTCACGGGGGACGACCTGTCGATCCCCGGCGTTTACGAGACCCCGGATCTGGCACGCGATCCGAGCGGCGGCACCGATCGGCTGTCGGCGTGGATCGACGATTACGACGTCCCGGCGGGCGGTTCGGTCCTCGTCGACGTCGTCGAACCCGACTTCCTCTACGGCCTCCGGGCCCCGGGGGAGTCGGCCTACTACGACGCACGCGAACCGCCGAGCGACAGCCTGTCATCGATCGCGGAGAACCTCGAAGACTAG